The proteins below are encoded in one region of Paramisgurnus dabryanus chromosome 2, PD_genome_1.1, whole genome shotgun sequence:
- the kcnip4a gene encoding Kv channel-interacting protein 4 isoform X7, translated as MEKKLDSISAQVDTSSSSDSVEDELELSAVRHRPEALEQLEAQSRFSRKELQILYRGFKNECPSGVVNEDTFKDIYAQFFPQGDASTYAHFLFNAFDTDHNGSVSFEDFVMGLSILLRGTIQEKLNWAFNLYDINKDGYITKEEMFDIIKSIYDMMGKCTYPILKEDTPRQHVEIFFQKMDRNRDGVVTIDEFIDCCQNDENIMRSMQLFENVI; from the exons ATAGTGTCGAAGATGAGCTGGAGCTTTCTGCTGTACGGCATCGACCAGAAGCTCTGGAACAGCTGGAGGCTCAGTCACGCTTCTCTCGCAAAGAGCTTCAAATCCTCTACCGGGGCTTTAAGAAC GAATGTCCAAGTGGTGTGGTCAATGAAGATACATTTAAGGATATTTATGCTCAGTTCTTCCCACAGGGAG ATGCATCAACATACGCACATTTTCTGTTCAATGCATTTGACACAGACCACAACGGCTCCGTCAGTTTTGAG GATTTTGTGATGGGTCTTTCCATTCTGTTGCGAGGCACAATCCAGGAGAAACTCAACTGGGCGTTTAACCTATATGATATAAATAAAGATGGATATATAACGAAAGAG GAAATGTTTGATATCATAAAGTCCATCTATGACATGATGGGAAAGTGCACATATCCCATCCTTAAAGAGGACACTCCACGACAACATGTGGAGATATTTTTCCAG AAAATGGACCGAAACAGAGATGGAGTGGTCACTATAGATGAATTTATAGACTGCTGCCAAAAC GATGAGAACATCATGAGATCGATGCAGCTTTTTGAGAATGTCATTTAA
- the kcnip4a gene encoding Kv channel-interacting protein 4 isoform X5: MEKKLDSISAQVDTSSSSGRTTDSVEDELELSAVRHRPEALEQLEAQSRFSRKELQILYRGFKNECPSGVVNEDTFKDIYAQFFPQGDASTYAHFLFNAFDTDHNGSVSFEDFVMGLSILLRGTIQEKLNWAFNLYDINKDGYITKEEMFDIIKSIYDMMGKCTYPILKEDTPRQHVEIFFQKMDRNRDGVVTIDEFIDCCQNDENIMRSMQLFENVI, from the exons ATAGTGTCGAAGATGAGCTGGAGCTTTCTGCTGTACGGCATCGACCAGAAGCTCTGGAACAGCTGGAGGCTCAGTCACGCTTCTCTCGCAAAGAGCTTCAAATCCTCTACCGGGGCTTTAAGAAC GAATGTCCAAGTGGTGTGGTCAATGAAGATACATTTAAGGATATTTATGCTCAGTTCTTCCCACAGGGAG ATGCATCAACATACGCACATTTTCTGTTCAATGCATTTGACACAGACCACAACGGCTCCGTCAGTTTTGAG GATTTTGTGATGGGTCTTTCCATTCTGTTGCGAGGCACAATCCAGGAGAAACTCAACTGGGCGTTTAACCTATATGATATAAATAAAGATGGATATATAACGAAAGAG GAAATGTTTGATATCATAAAGTCCATCTATGACATGATGGGAAAGTGCACATATCCCATCCTTAAAGAGGACACTCCACGACAACATGTGGAGATATTTTTCCAG AAAATGGACCGAAACAGAGATGGAGTGGTCACTATAGATGAATTTATAGACTGCTGCCAAAAC GATGAGAACATCATGAGATCGATGCAGCTTTTTGAGAATGTCATTTAA
- the kcnip4a gene encoding Kv channel-interacting protein 4 isoform X6 has translation MGALMVIFSLQTKQRRKITDSVEDELELSAVRHRPEALEQLEAQSRFSRKELQILYRGFKNECPSGVVNEDTFKDIYAQFFPQGDASTYAHFLFNAFDTDHNGSVSFEDFVMGLSILLRGTIQEKLNWAFNLYDINKDGYITKEEMFDIIKSIYDMMGKCTYPILKEDTPRQHVEIFFQKMDRNRDGVVTIDEFIDCCQNDENIMRSMQLFENVI, from the exons ATAGTGTCGAAGATGAGCTGGAGCTTTCTGCTGTACGGCATCGACCAGAAGCTCTGGAACAGCTGGAGGCTCAGTCACGCTTCTCTCGCAAAGAGCTTCAAATCCTCTACCGGGGCTTTAAGAAC GAATGTCCAAGTGGTGTGGTCAATGAAGATACATTTAAGGATATTTATGCTCAGTTCTTCCCACAGGGAG ATGCATCAACATACGCACATTTTCTGTTCAATGCATTTGACACAGACCACAACGGCTCCGTCAGTTTTGAG GATTTTGTGATGGGTCTTTCCATTCTGTTGCGAGGCACAATCCAGGAGAAACTCAACTGGGCGTTTAACCTATATGATATAAATAAAGATGGATATATAACGAAAGAG GAAATGTTTGATATCATAAAGTCCATCTATGACATGATGGGAAAGTGCACATATCCCATCCTTAAAGAGGACACTCCACGACAACATGTGGAGATATTTTTCCAG AAAATGGACCGAAACAGAGATGGAGTGGTCACTATAGATGAATTTATAGACTGCTGCCAAAAC GATGAGAACATCATGAGATCGATGCAGCTTTTTGAGAATGTCATTTAA